The Candidatus Roizmanbacteria bacterium CG_4_9_14_0_2_um_filter_38_17 genomic sequence CCGCCGCCATTGTGTGCCCACCAGCGTTAACTAACTGGTCCTCAACTTGACGAATAAGTTTAATTATATCTACACCAGGAATAGATCTAGCCGAAGCTTTAGAAATGCCATTTTCATTTTGAGCAATAACAATCGTGGGACGATAAAAGCGGCGACTTAGACTACCAGCTATAAGCCCTATTATTCCTTCATCATATGAAGAGTCAGCGATGACCAAAAGAGGTGGCATCCCTTTTACCCCTTTAAGTTGTTCTAGGCTCATATCAATCTGTTCATTTGTCAGCAACTGCCTCTTCCTATTTAGACTTGCAAGCTTTTGAGCAATCGCGATTGCTGCTCGTTCATCCTTTGTACAAAAAAGCCTTAGAGCATCTAAGGCGTCACCTAATCTACCCGCTGCGTTTATTCGGGGCCCTAGGATATACCCTATGTGATACGGATCAAGATCAGTTCCAAGTAGACCTGACTCTTGTAGTAGAGAACGAATTCCTACTCGACTAGATTGAGATAGTAGTGGTAGACCATGGCTAACTATTTGACGATTTGGACCTTGAAGAGGTAATACGTCTCCAATCGTACCAAGAGCAGCAAGCGCTAGTCGCTCTGGATTGTCCCTCAGATTATCTATCTGTCTTGAAACAAACCAGGAAACTCCTGCTCCGGCAAGCGTAGTTGTATGCACAACCGCGATTGCATGACTACATAGCTTAACTACCTCAGATTTGTTAGGCGCTTGATGATGGTCTGTGATAATAACATCTACTCCAGCGTCCGTTAATTGCATAACAAAATTGGAAGCTGTAATTCCATGATCTACCGTTATCACAAGAGTCGGATTATATTTTTCCTTAACACTCTTTATCCCTGCAGAAGAAAAACCATATCCCTCACTTTTCCGATCTGGAATATAGGGCCACACAACCGCACCTAGTTCATGCAAGGTCTCCCACGCAATTGCAGTTGCCGATACACCATCTATATCAAAATCACCATATACTACAATTGTCTCCTTATTTTTTATGGCCTTCTTAATTCTGACTAGAGCTTTAGCCAGCTGAGCCTCATCTATTCCAACTTCTTTTGCTGTAAGAGTATAAGGAGAGTGAGGTTTTAGAAAATCACTCGCTGATTCTACTCCTCGTAATTTTAATAAGTGAGTAAGGATATTTTCAGATTTACGTGTCTCAACATTCCAGCGCATAAGGTATACTATATCATAGGAATTATATCTATTATGCAGCTTAAACTACCAGATTTACCAAGAAAAATTATTAACCAACTGCAACAAGCAGGTTTTGAGTGTTATGCAGTTGGAGGTGGTATCCGTGACTTACTCAGAAGCAAGTCACCTACTGACTGGGATTTCACGACCGATGCCACTCCAGAAGAAATTCTTAAAGTTTTTCCTGATGGCTATTATGACAATAAATTTGGTACGGTTGGAATACCTATGAAAAATTCAATTATTGAGATCACAACCTACCGAACAGAATCTGAATACAAAGACAATCGCCGCCCGGAAAAAGTAGAATGGGGCAAATCTCTTGAGGAAGATCTCAATCGTCGTGACTTTACCATTAACGCCATTGCCACAAATGGCAAAGAGATCATTGATCCTTTTAACGGTCAATCTGACCTACAAAATAAGCTTATCCGTGCAGTTGGAGATCCAAATGCCCGGTTTAAAGAAGACGCACTGCGTATGTTGCGGGTAGTCAGACTCGCAACTCAACTTGAATTTTTGGTTGAGGATAAAACAAGAGATGCGCTTGAAAATGATGTTTCACTTCTTAAGAATATTGCACAAGAACGCGTTCGAGACGAACTGCTACGTCTGTTAAAAGCTGCTAATCCCGCCGATGGAATTCTCTTGCTTAAGCATACTGGTCTTCTACAGTACATTCTCCCTGAGCTTCTAGAAAGCTTTAAAATTGATCAAAAAAGCCCCGAGCGTCATCATATTCATGACGTAGGCACCCACTGTGTTGAAGCGCTTCGGTATTGCTCAAATCCTGATCCAGTCATAAGGCTTGCGGTTCTTCTACACGATATTGGCAAGACTAAAACTGTAAACAAAGATAAATCTGGCATTACCACTTTTTATAATCATGAAGTTGCTGGAGCAAGTATGGCTAGAGATATATCTATGCGTCTTAAATTATCTAAAAAACAAACAGGTATGATTATTCGATTAGTGCGCTGGCATCAATTTAGTATGGAGGATACTCTGACAGA encodes the following:
- the recJ gene encoding single-stranded-DNA-specific exonuclease RecJ, with amino-acid sequence MRWNVETRKSENILTHLLKLRGVESASDFLKPHSPYTLTAKEVGIDEAQLAKALVRIKKAIKNKETIVVYGDFDIDGVSATAIAWETLHELGAVVWPYIPDRKSEGYGFSSAGIKSVKEKYNPTLVITVDHGITASNFVMQLTDAGVDVIITDHHQAPNKSEVVKLCSHAIAVVHTTTLAGAGVSWFVSRQIDNLRDNPERLALAALGTIGDVLPLQGPNRQIVSHGLPLLSQSSRVGIRSLLQESGLLGTDLDPYHIGYILGPRINAAGRLGDALDALRLFCTKDERAAIAIAQKLASLNRKRQLLTNEQIDMSLEQLKGVKGMPPLLVIADSSYDEGIIGLIAGSLSRRFYRPTIVIAQNENGISKASARSIPGVDIIKLIRQVEDQLVNAGGHTMAAGFSVETGNISQVAEELIQKAVDQIDPELLERVLNIDLELNMEEITRDLLDKIEELKPFGTSNEKPIFSMNQIYLDDVRKIGKEGNHLKVKVNGIDAIGFSKAYMLEKIDVKEPVDIAFTLDLNKWNGNENLQLMIKDIKQG